The Polynucleobacter sp. JS-JIR-5-A7 region CCAACAATGAAAAAAAGTACCAAAAGAAATAATAACAATGCATTTGTAACTCTTTTAAAAAACATTACCCCCTCCTATTCCTCAACTCATCCTCGACAGACTCTTTAAACTCTTTCTTACGTTTCTCTGATTCCTTGAGATTGTGAATCACTTCTTTACCTGTAATTACAATCTTATCTTCAAGAAGGTCTGTTAAGGACTTCTTAGGTTGTTTAAACGTACTCACAAGACTCACTTTCTCAACCTTTTTTAATTTTCATAACTAAGAAAGTTGCTAGTGATAGCAATGGAATAAACAGATAACCCAAAATAAGTTGAAGTTTTTGTTCTCTAAACATAAATTCAGTCACCATCAACTGAAGAAACCAAACCCCACCAATTGAACCAATATAAAAGGAATAGGTAAATATTTTTGAAAAGTTCAGGTTTAGTTTTTGTAGGACAACATATAGACCAAAAAATAGTGTGTAAATTAAGAATCCGTACCCCACCAACTTGAAATCGTTATCATTAAGAAAAATTGTGTTTTGATAGTAAATACTCTTAATACAAACCCAAACAACAGATGAAAGGTAAAAAGATCCAACAGTTAAACTTAAAGTAAGAATTATAAAAAAAATAATTCTGAGTAGTTTTAAATAATTTTTTAGTAAAAATTCCATAATTTAAGTCAATCAAGAAGGTTCAATTAAGGTGCTTGGGAAATATACTTTTTTTGTATCTGGGAGATGGACTTTTAACTAGTACTTTAAGTTTCAATAAACAGTTGTTTATTGAATTAATTGACAGTTCCAAATAATAGGTCCTTGATTCCAATAAACCAATGAACCACTGATAGGATCAAACTGAATTTTCAACCCTTGATCACAAGAAGTTTCACCAAATGTCACACTATTACCTGAAACACTACAAAGTATTGGTAGATCATAAGTGGAGAACTTTAATTGACTATTTGATTTCACTGGAAACTTTTTTTGTTTTGAATCAGATGAATCAAATTTAAAAAATAATGACCGTTTAAACCCTGGTGAATAATTGGAATCATTGGTTCCGCAAATATATTCTTTTTCGGTAATTTTTGACTCAACACCACAACCAACAAGAATCAAAAAAGTTGATAGCAATACCAAAAGATTTATGTTTTTCATTTATTACTGCTCTTTTTCTCTGGTATCAACCCGTTATTCATGTACCAGAAATAATAAAACATAACATCTTGTCCATTTCTATCCGTAACTTCAGTTGGAATTTCTCTAACAGAAACTTCTTTATACGAATTACCAAATAACTTATATTCAACATTCCTATACTTGTATCCCATTCGTTCATACACAACTAAGGTATTTGACTTACTTGGTACAGGAAAAAATATAAATCCACCAAAAATATCTACCAACTTCTTCCACGAAGTACCGTTCTGTTGAAGAACTATAGTGTTCAAACCCCCAGAACCACCAACACCTTCCTGAAGAATTATTTCAACTGAATCTTTCGATGTGATGTGAACTCGACTCCATCTAATTGGTGGATTTTCACTAGGTAATTCTTTTACCCAGTCCTTATAAACCTTACTATCAGTAATATCCTTTGGTGGATCAGTTCTAACCCATTTTATATTTGATGGTGAAAGATGAAAATCGTAGTCCTGAATCTCAGAACCTTGAACAAAACTATAAAAAAATACTAAGACTAAAAGAAGTAATTTTTTCATTGTTTTACTCTTCGTGATTCTACAAACTCAAACTCAAATAAAGACTCCATATGTTGACCCACTTTATTGATGATTTCATCGTTTATAAAGATTCGTCCGTTTGTATTCACTTTTTCTAAGTACTCACCGTGATATATCAATTTTGGATAGGTATTACCATTCAGATCGTAGGTTCCATAAGTTACCGTTGGACCTGTAACCCTTTCACCAAGAACACTAATAAAAAATAGTTCCGTAAACGTGGAACCTTCGTCATTACGAAATTTCATAAGTGTCTCAAACATTGCTCTGAACTCAATAATTCTTACTTCTTCGTATGTATAACCATAACGAATACATATGTCGTTAACGTTCTTTTCACACTTTTCAGTTGAGGGTAAACCGAAACAAAGTTCAATATTTGACTTAACTTCCGTCATATAGTGTTCTAGAGTAGAGAAGGTCATTTTTAATCGTGTTTAATAGTTTTTTCTAAAACGACTGACTTTTCTAGTTTGAGAATCTGAAATCAGTAAAGCACGTAAATTTACATTTGTGTCAAAAGCAATTGATAAGAGATTTTCGTTGAGTAATTTTATTTTTTGATAAATCCCAATAATTAATGATAGAAAACCAAAGACAATCAAATATCCAATAAAAGTTAAAAATATCATTAGAAGAAAAAGTCCAAGAGGTAATTCCGAAACCTCAGTACCAATCTTGTATATAAAACCCCACTTAGGTGAGAATGGAACAAATATAAGTTTACAAAAAACAAGATAAATTAAGGAAAAGAACGACAACATATGTATCGTTCCTAAAGTAAATATTAATAAGTTAATTACTCTCTCATTAACCTCTAACATTTCATCAATTGTTGATTTTTCGTTATTTATATTTGACATTACTCACCTAATTACAGAGTTGAAATCCACCTACCCATACTTCTTTCATCTTCGAAATTACTTCCCCTACATCAACGACCCTATCGTTCATTGACGTATTTCTATCAATCATCAATCCAGTAGATTTATCTAATCCCAAGGGTTTTAAATTAGGAAAGAAATCATTGATAAGTTTATTAATTCTATATGTAGTTTCTTCAGTTAATTCGATTTTTGGATAACTCCCAGGAACACCCATCGGAGAGATATGAAAAGGTGGTGAAATTTCATATTTACCATCAATTTCTACTCGAAAATCGAACCTTTCTTTCATCACATCTGAGTCCAATTTCAGACTAAAACTTCCCTTAAATTCCTCCCAATCAAACTCAAAATCAAAAAGTGTGATGACTTTTGATGTAGACGGTGACACTACATTACCCCTCAGAAAATTATGTAAGTTATCTAACTTGTCATTCATTTTTCTGTTCTTTCGATCCATTTTGTCCAGTAGTCAACTAGACCAGCGATTTCTCTACCGTCCTTACCTTCTATATCAATTGATTGTTGTGAATAAGGTATGTCACCAACAATAGTTCCATCATCTTTGTAGTTACAGTACCCAGCGATTCCACCACATAACTTATCAAAAACAATGATTGAACAAACATCTTCCATATTTTCAAAGGGATTCTCTTTAGAAATTTCAAAGACCCAGTATCTTTTTCCCTTGTACAGAATCTTATGATTTGTAAGTTCTGGTTCTATGTATCTACTAACCATGATTACCCTCTTCTAAGACTTGATTTACTCGTTCGTGTAAATTAAATGAAGTTGACGAATAGTACAGTTTGGGATTCTGTCGAACTTGTTCATATTCTTCTCTTGAGAGATTAATACTTACTCCTCTTGACCAGTAATAGTATTTACCATCATCCTCAATCACAATCGACTTATAGTTAAATTCCTTAGTACTCGGTGGTCTCTTGGTTATTGGAGACAAATATGACGGTAGAGGTGTGATGTCAACAATACTTAAATTCATACAAATCCTTTTAGTCACTTTGGGTAGACAAGTGGAATAAATCACCAATAAAAAACCCACCAAGAAGGTGGGTCTAGTCACTCAATGTTTGTTCTATAAAGAACCTCATCGTTTTTTACCACCTTACTTGAGTCGTAGGTTGGTGTGACTGTAGTCAAACTCTTGATGTTGATTAATTGTACTGACTTTCATAACGATTTGTCAAGTTATTAATCTAATTATTCATTTAGATGATAGTTTTTTATCAAGTATTTGGAACTCATTTTTTATTGATTCACATGATTTAACTTCACTCCAAATGAAGTCTGAAATTTTATTATTTTTTTCAATGTTTTCTTTTATATCTTGTGTATACATCTTCACAAACATCATGTATTGATTATCTTGAAATGATTGACTCTGTTTTTCCTTCTTCCCTAGATACATACCAACAGAATAGAACAAATTTCCGTCTTGATAATATATTTTTGGTAATTCTTTGTTATCAGACATCGTTTCAAAAGCAGCACCCATTGTGTTGTTGAGAGCACCACATCTACTACCAACATATTGATATTCAATCGCATCAAATTGTTTTGAATTTTGTATTCTTTTAATAGAAACAGACACTGGATCTATCTTTGTTTGACAAAACACTGTTTGTGAAATTATTAAAGTAATTATGAAAAGAAAATTTTTCACTTATCTGTCTCCATTTATTTTATTTTCTGTTGTACATTAATGTTTATGAAATCTACCACTATTTTGTTACTTTCAACAATATTCATTTCTACGAGTGTTTTTAGTCAATCTGAACCTGTAAAACTCAGTAAATCAGGTATTTGTCATAAACCAGGAAGTACCTACTATCAACAGACTAAGAACTTCACTCCATTTAAGACACTAGATGAGTGTTTGAAGTCTGGTGGAAGATTACCGAAGAAATGAATAGATTATTTCTATTACTCTCAATCTCTTTTTTGACATTTTCTTGTTCAAAATTTGATTCAGACACATTCACACTTATCTGTAATGTCAATTCTGAGTGGGAAGGGACTATGGATGGTCGTAAGGGAAATGAAAAAAAGAATGAAACTATTACTTTTATTTTCAAAAATAAGAAACTTGATGGTTTTGAGTGTTTACATTGGGATAAAGAAAAGATAGTTTGTTCCGTTGATATAAACAAACCTACCCAAAAAATGACTGAATCTCTTAGTTTTGACAGATTATCAGGTGTTGTGAATTACAAAAAGTTTAACTCTCACTCACTTATAAATTTAGTCGAACAGAAGTCATATGTTGGTAAATGTGAAAAAGTAAAAGAAAATAAATTTTAATTATGAAAAAATTATCTGGTTGGATGAGAATTTGGATCGTTCTATCTTTCGTTTTTTTTATTTCATCTTATCTTTATGGTGTTAGGGATTACAACCAGAGAAATAATGAGATTTTTAATCTTTATCGTAGTTCATGTGAAATTTCTAATAAGTCTGTAAACCAATTTAAAGAATGTTGGGACTACGCAGTTGATAAAACTGATGAATCAAAAAAATCTTCAGGTGGATTACTTGAACAAACCTTAGTGTTCTCTATACTTCCACTTTCTTTTTTTTGGATTTTTGGATTTATTTCATTCAGAGTATTTAAGTGGATTAGAAAAGGTTTTGTAGAACAACCTCAAAGTACCGAGTAAACAGTACCCACTCCAATTTGAAGTTGTTTAGAGATTTGTTTGATACCCATACCCTTCTCTCTTAACAACTTCACCGCAGATTTCATTCCTTCGTTCATCTTTGTTGGACGTCCGAGTTTCTTTCCTTGACTGACCGCACGTTGTAGACCCGCAGTTACTCTTTCAGAAATCAATGAACGTTCCATTTCTGAGATACATCCAAATATCCCGAAAATCATCCTTCCTGACGAAGTAGATGTATCAATACTTTGTTGATTGAAATACAAGTCAATTTTGAGTTCATTAAGTTCATTCATAACTTCTACTAAATGACTGACTGAACGTCCCAATCTATCCACAGACCAGACTAGAACCATCTCAAACTTCCGTTGAACCCCGTCTTTCAACATCTGATCCAGTCCAGGACGATCCTGACGTCCCTTAGAACCCGATATACCGTTATCTGAGTAGATTTGTGTCACTTGGTACCCACATCTATCTGAATACTCTCTGAGAACCTGTATTTGGTTCTCTACAGTCTGTTTGGTGGTAGATACACGAACATAGATACAAACTCGTTTTGACATGATTTAAACCCTTTCTGAACCTGTTTTTGGAACGGTGGAGGGTAGGAGGTACGGAGGAAAAATCAACCAGTTCTTAGTGTGAACAAAAAGAAAAAACCCGTAGACATTGAATCTACGGGTTTCTTGTTGAGTCATGAAAAAAGTATCTAACTCACTACTTAGATACTTTTACATTTCTTTAAAATCAAATATCTCTGTAAGTCATTGATCCTAAAGGAAAAATGGTGGCGAATCAGGGATTTGAACCCCGGACCTGCGGATTATGATTCCGTCGCTCTAACCAGCTGAGCTAATTCGCCGAACTGGTGATTATAAAACAATAGAAGGGGTGCTGTCTAAATGAAGCTGACTGTGCTGATGACGCTGATTAGTTTCGCCGCTACCTTACGCAAACCTCATCTAACCTCTATTTAAAAGCGATCGGGACCTAAAAGTAGCGGGGGGGGGGAAGAAATCACTTATAGTTATAAAAAATATAAAGGGGTTGTTGTGAAACTATTGGTAACACTAATCTTTGTTAGCGCACTAGTTGCTTGTTCGCAAAAACCTGACAACCTCATGCTAAGCTGTTACGGCGCCGTTATTAAGACGGAAGCTAAAAAAGAAATTGTTACACCTCAGGTGACGCGAACCTACAAGATTAAAGATTACAAAATCGATAATTATGAGTGTACCCAGCAATCCAACATCATTAGCTGCAATTTGATCAAAGAGTCCAACGGGGCAAGGCAGCGTAAACGTATTATTTACAATACAAGTACGCATTCATTTGCCGAAATTGATGCCACTTGGTCTATTGGTGAAAAGATAAACCCTAACGAACGCACTATTGCTCGAGCAGAATTTATTGGTAGATGCGAAAAGCCGATCCTGAATTAAAAGAATGACGTAGCTTAGTTACAAGCAAAGTATTCAGTAAACTTCGCTTGCGCTGCTCTTTGTGCCATCAATTCGAATCGGCTACGAATACTATTTCTCACGAAATACTCAATCACCAGGGATGGAATGATGGAGTGCGGCTCCACAATCGCTTCATACCTAAAAAGCGTCTTATCTCTTCCCTCGCTAAGCCTCCAAGACCCTCGATATTGTTTGTTATCACCGCTTAGCTGCTCAAAAGTAATCAGTTTATTTGGGGTCTCTGTGTATTCCATGAGTGATTTCATTTCAACCGGAAAAAAGAGTATCTGCTCTCTAATTAACCTTTGAACACGTACCTTATTACGAGTCCGCGATATCACTTTCGATTCAACAATCCCAGGAATACTCTTGGCCCCCTCATAGTCAGTAATAAAAGCATAGGCAGCACAGATATCGATTGGCACTGCATAACTAGCTTGAATTTTGAAGTAGCCATCTTCTGAAATGACACTTACTTGCACATCATATGGATTCGCATTTTCTTGTGCATGACTATGCAGTGCGCTGATAAATAAGAATAGGCAAACAATCCATTTCATCATTTAATTGTCATACCAAATTGTAAAGGCAGGATTTTGACCTGACATGTTCTCTCTTGACTTAGATATTGAGGGTGCCTAGATGCTCCGCTGTTCATATGACAAGTTTATGAATCTAGTCAATAGCTGTCATATTCGATCCTCAAAAATAAGAGTGCATTATGAGGCTTAAAGTGCAATGAGTTTGCTCTAAAGAATCGATCTTGGCACCCTTTTTCTAAGAAATAGCTCAGTTACTCTAATCTGCAGCTACGCTTCTAAGAAATCGTAATATAGATGCATGAAAAGAGATTTCCAAAAACGGCTTGTCTTAGTGTTCTTGAGTGTTTTGATGCCTCTTGGCGCTTCTGCAGCCCAAATCTTCATTGCTAACTATCCATCAGAAGCCAACGCTAAGGTCTTTGTTACAAAGTACCCGTCTGAAGCGAACTGCATTGTCTACGTAACCCAATACTCCAGCGACAAGGAACCAGGGGTATGGTTTTATACAAAGTATAAAAGTGATGCGCGAGCCACTATCTATTACACCCAATACAAATCTGATGCCGACCTTATTGTGTATTTTACGAAATACACAAGTGATGCACGCTGCCGTTACTAACAAAGAAACTTAAAGTATGAAACTCATTTCAATTTCAGCAGGAAAAGTTTTGCCTTTATTCGGCAATCACCACCCCGATTACAAATCAGTCGCTTCGGCAATTCATAAGAAGAGTATTAGTAATTTACAAAATCCCATTTCAGTTGAAATTACTACTCTTGGAGTACAGAGTGATGAGCAGGCTGACTTGAATGTGCATGGTGGCATTGAAAAAGCCATCTATGTTTATCCTGCAGAGCATTATGCTTTTTGGAACGAATTACTCAGTCGTGAAACTAAAAAAGAAGTTGCTCTCCAGCATGGAGCTATCGGAGAAAACTTCACTATCGAAGGTTTGCTCGAGAGCGAGGTCTACGTTGGCGATACATTACTGATTGGCGATCTAGAATTTTCTGTAGTCAAACTGCGTGAACCCTGCTTTAAGTTCAATGCAGCAGTGGGCTATAAAGGTGCTAGTAAAGCGATGCTCCAGTCGGGCTTTAGTGGCTGGTATCTCAGAGTCATCAAGACTGGCATCTTGGCTGCCGGAGCACAGATTACTCTTGTTCCTGGAGCAAGAGATATTTCAATTGCTCAACAAAATCAAAAGTTACTAAACAATCGCAATCAAAAAGATTTGTGGGAATAAAAAAGCCCGATCATTTTGTGATCGGGCTTTTAGATACTACAAACTAAAGATGCTTTACATCTAATTAGTCACGTGCATAGATATCTACATCTTTGGTTTCTTTAACAAAAAGTACACCGATTACCAATGTCATCGTAGCGATGATGATTGGATACCAGAGACCGTAGTAAATATTACCGTTCTGCGCAACCAAGGCGAAGGAGATCGTTGGCAACAAGCCACCGAACCAACCGTTACCAATGTGGTATGGCAAGGACATCGAGGTGTAGCGAATACGAGTTGGGAACATCTCAACGAGCATCGCTGCGATTGGGCCATAAACCATGGTTACCAAAATCACCAAAAATACTAACAAGGCCAATACCGCAACATGGTTAACCTCAGCTGGGTTAGCTTTAGCAGGGTAGCCGGCAGCATTCAATGCATCACGAATTTCTTTCTTGAACTCTGCATCTTTGGCCTTTGCATCTGCTGGAGCCATGCCCTTGGAGGAGTAGCCAGTGATTTCAGTATCACCAATCTTCACAATCGCTGTACTACCAGCAGCACCGGCAAAGGTGGTATAGCTAGCAGAGTTTGAAGCCATCACTTGTTTTGCAATATCGCAAGAGCTTGTGAACTTCGCAGTGCCGGTTGGGTTGAACTGGAAGGTACATTCAGTTGGATCAACCGTAATAGAAGCTGGTGCAGTTGCCATTGCCTTCTCTAACTGTGGGTTGGAGAAGTGAGTCAAGGCATTAAATACTGAAACTGGCGTATTTGGAATGTAAGTAATGATCGCCAATAACAAGCCGCCCATGATGATCACTTTACGGCCAATCTTGTCAGACAAGGCGCCAAATACTACGAAGAATGGTGTGCCGATAACCAACGAAGCAGCAATCAACAAGTTCGCAGTTTTAGCATCTACCTTCATCACTTGGGTGAGGTAGAACAAAGCATAGAACTGGCCTGTGTACCAAACCACTGCTTGACCTGCAACTAGACCAAACAATGCCAAGATCACAATCTTCAAGTTCTTCCATTGACCAAATGATTCTGTCAAAGGTGCTTTAGACAACTTACCTTCATCTTTCATCTTCTTGAAAGCTGGTGATTCATTCATGGACAAACGAATCCATACAGAAATTGCCAACAAAGCGATAGAAGCAATGAAAGGAACGCGCCAGCCCCAAACCTCAAAGTCTGGACCAGTGAATTCACGTGTAAACAAAATCACAAGCAAGGAGAGGAACAAACCCAGAGTAGCGGTTGTCTGAATCCAAGCTGTATATGCACCGCGCTTACCATGAGGGGCATGCTCTGCAACATAAGTAGCAGCACCACCGTACTCACCACCTAAGGCCAAACCTTGCAGCATACGCAATGCAATCAAGATGACTGGGGCAGCAACACCGATAGATGCATAGTTAGGCAGAATACCCACGATGAAGGTTGCGCCACCCATAAGCATAATAGTGACCAAGAAGGTGTACTTACGGCCAATCAAATCGCCTAAGCGGCCAAACACCAATGCGCCAAATGGACGCACGATGAAACCAGCGGCAAAAGCTAACAAGGCAAAAATGAAGGCAGAGCCAGCATCTAATCCTGAGAAGAACTGCTTGGCAATAACGGCAGCCAAAGAACCGTAAAGGTAAAAGTCATACCACTCAAAAACCGTACCTAAGGAGGAAGCAAAAATAACTTTGCGCTCTGCAGCGGTCATTGGGGCTGCTTTAGTTGATGTTGACATCAGTAGCTCCTAACTATTTATAGAAATAAAAAAACAACTCGTCGATTATCCTTAAAAAAATTCAAAGAAATCCAACACTTAGGGTAATTACTCATGAAATTCAGTCGGGGTATTCCCGAAAACTGCATATTTAATGCAATACACTTAATCCATGATGACATCATGGATTTGCACTATTTCATAGCAAGTTGCCCAATCAAGGTGCATATTCGAAAAACCAAGTGCAGCACCCAGAATTTGTCTAATTGCACTTCGATTTAATAGTCTCTGAAGTTATTAAAAAGGCATAGCTCAATATGCCGCCAAAAATATTACATAAGGAGCATTTCAAATGAAAAGACGTGACTTTCTAGGTAAAACAGCAATCGGCGCTGCTGCTGGAGTATTGGCTGCACCCGCCATTGCACAATCTATGCCAGAAGTGAAGTGGCGCTGCGCCTCTAGCTTTCCTAAAAGCCTAGACACCATTTACGGTGGTGGTGAATTTATCTCCAAGCGAGTAGCCGCACTGACCGATGGCAAATTCCAAATTCGTATTTTTGGTGCAGGTGAAATCGTCCCAGCCTTCGGTACGGTTGATGCCGTACAACAGGGCACCGTGGAATGTACTCATACTGCCGGCTACTACTTTGTAGGCAAAAACAAAACGTTCGCTTTTGATACGACCGTTCCATTTGGTATGAATCAGCGCCAACAAAATGCTTGGATGTATTGGGGTGGTGGCTTAAAACTCCAACGCGAGTTCTTGCGTGACTACAACATTATTTCTTTTCCAGCAGGTAACACCGGTACTCAAATGGGTGGATGGTTTAAAAAACCAGTGAAGACTGTTGCTGACTTAAAAGGTCTGAAGATGCGTATTGCTGGTCTCGGTGGCGAAGTGATGTCCCGCTTAGGCGCAATTCCACAACAGATTGCCGGTGGCGATATTTATCCAGCGCTTGAAAAGGGTGTGATTGATGCGGCTGAGTGGGTTGGTCCTTACGACGATGAAAAACTAGGCTTTTACAAAATTGCTCCTTACTACTACTACCCAGGATGGTGGGAAGCTTGTTCGATGTACTCCATGTATGTCAACATCAAAGAATGGGAAAAGTTACCTAAGCAATATCAAGAAGCTTTGGCCTCAGCATGTGCGGAGTGCAACATTGACATGATGGCCGAGTACGACTACAAAAACCCAATCGCTTTGCAAAGCTTAATTAAGAATGGTGTGAAGCTGCAATCTTATTCAACAGACATTATGAAAGCGGCATCCAATGCGGCATTCGAAATGTATGAAGAAGAAGCAGCCAAGAATCCATCATTCAAGAAGATTTACGAACCTTGGAAAAAATTCCGCAACGATCAAATGCTGTGGAATAAGGTTGCTGAGCAAACACTCATGAGCTTCATGTTGACTAATCCAGTCAAATAAGGACTTATTGAGAATCTGATATGCCAAAACAATTTTTAGTTTTTGCAAGTTTCGTTGATCGTTTAAATGACCGTTTTGGTGTATTAG contains the following coding sequences:
- a CDS encoding recombinase family protein encodes the protein MSKRVCIYVRVSTTKQTVENQIQVLREYSDRCGYQVTQIYSDNGISGSKGRQDRPGLDQMLKDGVQRKFEMVLVWSVDRLGRSVSHLVEVMNELNELKIDLYFNQQSIDTSTSSGRMIFGIFGCISEMERSLISERVTAGLQRAVSQGKKLGRPTKMNEGMKSAVKLLREKGMGIKQISKQLQIGVGTVYSVL
- a CDS encoding MFS transporter; this translates as MSTSTKAAPMTAAERKVIFASSLGTVFEWYDFYLYGSLAAVIAKQFFSGLDAGSAFIFALLAFAAGFIVRPFGALVFGRLGDLIGRKYTFLVTIMLMGGATFIVGILPNYASIGVAAPVILIALRMLQGLALGGEYGGAATYVAEHAPHGKRGAYTAWIQTTATLGLFLSLLVILFTREFTGPDFEVWGWRVPFIASIALLAISVWIRLSMNESPAFKKMKDEGKLSKAPLTESFGQWKNLKIVILALFGLVAGQAVVWYTGQFYALFYLTQVMKVDAKTANLLIAASLVIGTPFFVVFGALSDKIGRKVIIMGGLLLAIITYIPNTPVSVFNALTHFSNPQLEKAMATAPASITVDPTECTFQFNPTGTAKFTSSCDIAKQVMASNSASYTTFAGAAGSTAIVKIGDTEITGYSSKGMAPADAKAKDAEFKKEIRDALNAAGYPAKANPAEVNHVAVLALLVFLVILVTMVYGPIAAMLVEMFPTRIRYTSMSLPYHIGNGWFGGLLPTISFALVAQNGNIYYGLWYPIIIATMTLVIGVLFVKETKDVDIYARD
- a CDS encoding SRPBCC family protein encodes the protein MMKWIVCLFLFISALHSHAQENANPYDVQVSVISEDGYFKIQASYAVPIDICAAYAFITDYEGAKSIPGIVESKVISRTRNKVRVQRLIREQILFFPVEMKSLMEYTETPNKLITFEQLSGDNKQYRGSWRLSEGRDKTLFRYEAIVEPHSIIPSLVIEYFVRNSIRSRFELMAQRAAQAKFTEYFACN
- a CDS encoding TRAP transporter substrate-binding protein — protein: MKRRDFLGKTAIGAAAGVLAAPAIAQSMPEVKWRCASSFPKSLDTIYGGGEFISKRVAALTDGKFQIRIFGAGEIVPAFGTVDAVQQGTVECTHTAGYYFVGKNKTFAFDTTVPFGMNQRQQNAWMYWGGGLKLQREFLRDYNIISFPAGNTGTQMGGWFKKPVKTVADLKGLKMRIAGLGGEVMSRLGAIPQQIAGGDIYPALEKGVIDAAEWVGPYDDEKLGFYKIAPYYYYPGWWEACSMYSMYVNIKEWEKLPKQYQEALASACAECNIDMMAEYDYKNPIALQSLIKNGVKLQSYSTDIMKAASNAAFEMYEEEAAKNPSFKKIYEPWKKFRNDQMLWNKVAEQTLMSFMLTNPVK
- a CDS encoding MOSC domain-containing protein yields the protein MKLISISAGKVLPLFGNHHPDYKSVASAIHKKSISNLQNPISVEITTLGVQSDEQADLNVHGGIEKAIYVYPAEHYAFWNELLSRETKKEVALQHGAIGENFTIEGLLESEVYVGDTLLIGDLEFSVVKLREPCFKFNAAVGYKGASKAMLQSGFSGWYLRVIKTGILAAGAQITLVPGARDISIAQQNQKLLNNRNQKDLWE
- a CDS encoding DUF6150 family protein, whose translation is MKRDFQKRLVLVFLSVLMPLGASAAQIFIANYPSEANAKVFVTKYPSEANCIVYVTQYSSDKEPGVWFYTKYKSDARATIYYTQYKSDADLIVYFTKYTSDARCRY